The following is a genomic window from Clostridium fungisolvens.
ATACAATCAAATTCAGCAAAAACTTCAAACTAATGCATACTTCTTCCCAATTCTTGAAAACAAAAGAATTGTTGTTATGAGTTCAAACCTTCAAGGTGTAGATGAAGCTAAACTAGTACCAGTTTACACTTTTGAAGATATGTCTAAGCTTTATTATAAATAAAATTATAAAGATGCACCACTTCGGTACGAAGTCTATTTTTAAAACTCTTCGGGTTCTGGTGAGAGGATTTAAAAATAAGAAGTTTTATTACGAAGTGGTACATTCATAATGTGAATACATGGGGAATATATAGATTTATATTCTCCATGTATAATTTATTAATTAAGGAAGTGAGTATAAAGTGGCAAAATACATACTAAAAAGAATACTACAAGCTATTCCGCTACTTTTAATTATCAGTATTATTTGTTTCGCATTAATTCAGATGGCACCTTACAATGCAGTGGATGCTATGACAACTCCAAAAATGCCTCAAGAAACGATTAATTTAATAAAAGCAAAATATGGATTTGATAAACCTGCCTATGTGCAGTATTTTTTATGGCTTAAAGGGATGCTTACTGGTCAGTTTGGATATTCAATTGTTACTCATGAAAGCATAGCAAACGACCTCGGTGCAAGACTTCCAGCTACTATGATTTTAGTTTTTCCAGCGTATTTGATTTCTCTTGTTATTTCAATAGTTCTTGGGCTTATAGCTGGTTCTAATAAAAACAAGCTTGTGGATAAGATAATAGATGGATTCTGTTCCATAAGTATAGCAACTCCAACCTTTTGGTTTGCAATGATTTTAATTTTTATATTTGGATACAAGCTTTCCATACTTCCTATATTGGGGATGAATACTATAGGAGTTGAAGGCTCCGTATCTGACTTTTTACTACATTATATAATGCCATGTGCCGTATTAGTTATCGCTTATACTCCTGAGCTTGTTAGATATGTTAGATCTTCAACCATAGGACAAACTTCTGAGGGATATGTAATGGTACAGAATGCTTTTGGTGCAAGCAAAAGTGAGATATTATTTAAGCATATTTGTAAAAATGTTCTTTTACCAATTATCACGAAGATAGGTATGGCACTACCTATGTTAGTTACTGGAGCAATGATAACAGAAACTGTTTTTGGATGGCCAGGAGTAGGTCCGTATTTTGTTACGGCAGTTCGCGGCTTAGATTATCCAGTGGTTATGGCTATTTTGGTGCTATCTTCTTCTATGGTCATAATAGGAAATTTATTGTCAGATATATTATATTCTATTGTTGATCCTAGAATAAAAGAAAT
Proteins encoded in this region:
- a CDS encoding ABC transporter permease, which gives rise to MAKYILKRILQAIPLLLIISIICFALIQMAPYNAVDAMTTPKMPQETINLIKAKYGFDKPAYVQYFLWLKGMLTGQFGYSIVTHESIANDLGARLPATMILVFPAYLISLVISIVLGLIAGSNKNKLVDKIIDGFCSISIATPTFWFAMILIFIFGYKLSILPILGMNTIGVEGSVSDFLLHYIMPCAVLVIAYTPELVRYVRSSTIGQTSEGYVMVQNAFGASKSEILFKHICKNVLLPIITKIGMALPMLVTGAMITETVFGWPGVGPYFVTAVRGLDYPVVMAILVLSSSMVIIGNLLSDILYSIVDPRIKEME